In Rhodothermus sp., the genomic stretch CACTGGCTAATCGCGGCCAGATGCAGGTGGCCGGGTTAGTTCAGCATCCTGTCATTCGTCCACGATTGCGCGCCGGACCACCCGTAGTAGAGATCCAGCACGCTTCAGTCACGCTTCTATTTCGTCGTATTTTTCCCACCGGCGTGTAGCGTGCGTTGGCCCCGCAGGCTCTGGCTTAGATTTTACGTACCGTCTCCGGATCAGCTTCCGTACCTCTTCGGCTAATGGTTCGATCTGGCGTAGTGTTCGCCTTCTTTAAGCCGCGTGGCATGGATGAGCAGCGCCGGCTGGTCAGTCGCCCGGACTTGCGCTTAAAAACATGACCGGGTCTTCCGAGAGCAGGGCCATCATTCGTTGTATATAGATAAATTCCCGGGCTATATGCTGGCAGGTTCAGGGAAGACAAGCTATTGTTCGATGGACCTGAATAATATTGTTCCGCTACCAGCGTCGTTTTTTGCCCGGCCCACGCTGGAAGTTGCTCGTGATCTGCTGGGACGATGGCTGGTGCATGAGCATCCGAGTGGCGTGCGTCTGATAGGGCGCATTGTAGAAACTGAGGCTTATCGGCAGGATGATCCGGCATTTCATGGATGGCGCCTGGTTGATCCAGATACTGGAGCGGTGCGGCCGGAAGGACGGGCGTACGATCTGTTTGCAGCACCGGGTACGGCCTATGTCTATCTGAACTACGGCATGTACTGGTTGCTCAACGTGGTAACCGAGCCCGAAGGCGTAGGTGGCGCGGTACTGATCCGTGCTGTGGAGCCAGTCGCAGGGCTTCACTTTATACGAGCGCGACGTCCCAGCGCCCGGAAGCCTTACGAACTGACCGGGGGACCGGGGCGGTTGACTATGGCTTTTGGCATTGATGGGGGCTACCATCGTCGGCCGTTGACCGGACCACCGCTTTACTTTGCAGCTGGCGAGCCGGTCTCGGAAGCCGAGGTGGCCACGTCGCCCCGGATCGGGCTGTCGCGCGGTACCGATCGCCACTGGCGCTTTTTTGTGCGCGGTAATCCTTACGTGTCGCCGGGCT encodes the following:
- a CDS encoding DNA-3-methyladenine glycosylase, with protein sequence MDLNNIVPLPASFFARPTLEVARDLLGRWLVHEHPSGVRLIGRIVETEAYRQDDPAFHGWRLVDPDTGAVRPEGRAYDLFAAPGTAYVYLNYGMYWLLNVVTEPEGVGGAVLIRAVEPVAGLHFIRARRPSARKPYELTGGPGRLTMAFGIDGGYHRRPLTGPPLYFAAGEPVSEAEVATSPRIGLSRGTDRHWRFFVRGNPYVSPG